From a single Miscanthus floridulus cultivar M001 chromosome 8, ASM1932011v1, whole genome shotgun sequence genomic region:
- the LOC136469858 gene encoding uncharacterized protein, translating into MAAAPLSKEREREREERKLERVREMRRDKVAVALREKIRMQLGRDRAPDSRPPPTALAPASASPSLPSSPPSESSAPNPPLPRAGRDELHPAARFPPSSATLAIAELATVEPALVTTAAPSVTLPHAGSSEAAFTADTPSSRYAPVTELTGAEAGNPCASGCVTAGGGAVVTLPVFDARQPPPPPQPTTLPTVGKTSLETIRC; encoded by the exons ATGGCTGCCGCACCTCTATCCAAAGAACgagaaagggagagagaagagaggaagtTGGAGAGAGTTCGAGAGATGAGAAGAGATAAGGTTGCTGTTGCTCTGCGTGAGAAGATAAGGATGCAGCTGGGAAGAGATCGAG CCCCCGACTCGCGGCCACCGCCGACGGCGCTGGCGCCCGCATCCGCCTCCCCATCCCTTCCCTCCTCGCCTCCCTCTGAGTCATCTGCCCCCAATCCTCCTCTCCCTCGCGCGGGTCGCGACGAGCTGCACCCGGCGGCCCGATTCCCGCCGTCGTCGGCGACGCTGGCCATCGCGGAGCTAGCCACCGTGGAGCCGGCCCTCGTTACCACCGCCGCGCCCTCCGTAACCCTCCCTCACGCCGGATCTAGCGAGGCGGCCTTCACCGCTGATACCCCAAGCTCCCGATACGCGCCCGTGACGGAGCTGACTGGGGCCGAGGCGGGCAATCCCTGCGCTAGCGGTTGCGTGACCGCAGGTGGTGGCGCGGTTGTGACGTTGCCGGTCTTCGATGCTCGgcagccgccaccgccacctcaaCCCACGACCTTGCCGACGGTCGGGAAGACGTCCCTGGAGACCATCCGCTGCTAG
- the LOC136473487 gene encoding uncharacterized protein isoform X2, with protein MFAEVLNRRARSFIIDRKRWMFAEVLIFAEVLVLMSAEVLMSLHVHNSSPSSFTISLVVVPKMSRTPSWYVHSGTVPADPSRHPVAGDPADRRSSNDIRRGPVRTTAPRAPADRRSRNDIRRAPAPAPAPAPDVRRGPQLPQAVPYDKTYEQLSAYSNNEQLPAGDWQLPQVVPFDNPYEQLPATLFDIPSERAPIERPRAWKNFHAVTVKEAVQCITPYLEDTSQPSQHIYFDGWIGLGASAVLTSIAEDSPPSVRNKFDTIIHIDCSRWKNRRELQRKIAQKLGLPQHVMDILDKQDEEDDFSAADEGSRIEIVAVGREIHQALQGQSCLVVFHNGSTNMVDLNDFGIPQPADRWSNFVRKVLWTFRGRLHAIPGMKPAADPTRAPSSSSAESTKPSNGNQSQTDQEELSRENVPATEGAKVDNSQVYLYSYLEDSESEQWNGLVHEEAAEIAQYSRKLGVTSETAALCCKYMLLLNSRGVDVLDYNWATHASNYWICDGIIQEYQQDKAWEVATALLEEMKLEDFSSYRLPDFGDNTRWVVATDSDTAEEIKPETTSFFCSNNKRGRVASLPTKIFQRSAEKLHVLKLCLCTFSFSSPPFLHCRKIRFLGLDKCKDQLKKLEETKQGKEEDDRRKINFFQNLWVLDICDTDWELDLSPNIIESMLKNIREINIKRGRIWSNSYAWTWRHLHNIHKLRVIEPTLHWKDEGKDEERKDEFMNMSKLELLDLSGNSAVQVLPRLSGASSLSTLVLDGCVGLTTVAPEALPPSLETFSFDAGEGKDDNKKAKISRISMAGCARLVNFRLRGSLPNLEELDLSNTSVKTLDLKDEVVQVPFLQRLILLGCEKIRAILWPKAGIPNLVVLHIDTRGGTKEARSKAPHDADYTLVISKEHEEMCHARVAVTDMRLLQSLLLAGSNKFCWNTARFNLNLYLSSASKDDGQNNRKEKMGHPYNTGRSVASPQHKSPILKSHQIYSDINTDKATGNHGGSSAQQFQPLDFHIDICEEISSANVVTEQGIRAVRFVLNKVNSLHVHDSFSINTVVPGSMVTRESWSGLKWCSIERCPDLNIVFATDDVFCFPELETFWGAHLLTARCIWSKGWIALPYFGKLRAINLHLCPRLTFVLPLSWSQTLSSLETLRIIYCGDLNQVFPVEAEFVKELSTGHPRGELELPNLKHIHLHEVPKLHQICEVKMFAPKLETIWVRGCWSLKRIPATTDRPDNRPVVDCEKEWWNKLEWDREKTRHHHPSLFLLRHSKYYKKTLLRSSVLR; from the exons ATGTTCGCAGAGGTCCTGAATCGGCGGGCAAGGAGCTTCATCATTGATAGAAAGAGATGGATGTTCGCAGAGGTCCTGATATTCGCAGAGGTCCTGGTCCTGATGTCCGCAGAGGTCTTGATGTCACTGCACGTCCATAATTCGTCTCCTTCGTCATTCACGATCTCACTTGTCGTCGTTCCGAAGATGTCCCGTACCCCAAGCTGGTATGTTCATTCTGGTACTGTTCCTGCAGACCCAAGCAGGCATCCTGTTGCTGGAGACCCAGCAGATCGCCGCAGCAGCAATGATATTCGCAGAGGTCCTGTTCGCACAACTGCTCCTCGTGCTCCTGCAGATCGCCGCAGCAGAAATGATATTCGCagagctcctgctcctgctcctgctcctgctcctgatGTTCGCAGAGGTCCTCAGTTACCACAGGCTGTTCCGTATGACAAGACTTATGAGCAGTTATCCGCTTACAGCAACAACGAGCAGTTACCGGCTGGTGATTGGCAGTTACCACAGGTTGTTCCGTTTGACAATCCTTATGAGCAGTTACCCGCTACTCTGTTTGACATTCCTTCCGAGCGTGCCCCCATCGAGCGGCCTCGAGCGTGGAAG AACTTCCACGCGGTTACTGTGAAAGAGGCTGTGCAATGCATAACTCCTTATTTAGAGGATACAAGCCAACCAAGTCAGCACATCTACTTCGATGGATGGATAGGGCTTGGTGCATCTGCGGTCCTTACATCTATAGCTGAAGACTCTCCACCATCTGTGAGAAACAAATTCGATACAATCATCCATATTGATTGTTCTAGGTGGAAAAACCGGAGAGAACTCCAGAGGAAAATTGCACAGAAACTAGGGCTTCCTCAGCATGTAATGGACATTTTAGATAAACAAGACGAGGAGGACGATTTCAGCGCGGCAGATGAAGGCTCTAGGATTGAGATAGTAGCTGTCGGGAGAGAGATTCATCAAGCCCTGCAAGGACAGAGTTGTCTAGTAGTTTTCCATAATGGGAGCACTAACATGGTTGACTTGAATGATTTTGGCATTCCTCAACCTGCAGATCGATGGTCAAACTTTGTCCGGAAGGTATTGTGGACTTTCCGTGGAAGGCTTCATGCCATCCCAGGAATGAAGCCAGCAGCCGATCCAACACGTGCTCCTTCAAGTTCAAGTGCAGAATCAACTAAGCCTAGTAATGGTAATCAATCACAGACAGATCAGGAAGAGCTCTCAAGGGAAAATGTTCCAGCGACAGAGGGAGCAAAAGTAGACAACTCACAAGTTTATCTTTACTCGTATCTTGAGGATAGTGAAAGTGAACAGTGGAATGGACTAGTACATGAAGAAGCTGCAGAAATAGCTCAATACAGTCGTAAGCTTGGTGTCACCTCAGAAACAGCTGCATtgtgttgcaagtatatgttgtTACTGAATTCCAGGGGCGTCGACGTACTGGACTACAACTGGGCCACCCATGCCTCCAACTATTGGATTTGTGATGGAATTATACAAGAATATCAACAGGACAAAGCATGGGAGGTAGCCACTGCTTTGCTCGAAGAAATGAAACTAGAGGACTTCTCATCCTATAGATTGCCTGATTTTGGTGATAACACACGCTGGGTGGTAGCCACCGATTCTGATACGGCTGAAGAAATTAAGCCTGAGACAACATCATTTTTTTGTTCTAATAACAAAAGAGGACGGGTAGCGTCATTACCCACTAAAATATTCCAGAGATCTGCTGAGAAGCTTCATGTACTGAAACTTTGCCTCTGTACTTTCAGCTTTTCTTCACCGCCTTTCCTTCATTGTCGGAAGATAAGATTTCTTGGACTGGATAAGTGCAAGGATCAGCTGAAGAAACTAGAGGAAACAAAACAAGGAAAGGAGGAAGATGATAGACGAAAAATTAATTTCTTCCAGAATCTATGGGTGCTTGACATATGTGACACAGATTGGGAGCTGGACTTATCCCCAAATATAATTGAGAGTATGCTTAAAAACATCAGGGAGATAAATATAAAGAGGGGAAGAATCTGGAGCAACAGTTATGCATGGACATGGAGACATCTACACAACATTCACAAGCTTCGAGTGATTGAACCTACATTACATTGGAAAGACGAGGGCAAGGATGAAGAGAGGAAGGATGAATTCATGAATATGTCCAAGCTGGAGCTCCTTGACTTGTCAGGGAATAGCGCAGTACAAGTGTTGCCAAGATTATCAGGCGCAAGTAGCCTCAGTACTCTGGTTCTAGATGGCTGTGTTGGGTTGACGACGGTCGCCCCTGAAGCGCTGCCTCCATCCCTGGAAACATTTAGCTTTGATGCAGGGGAAGGAAAGGACGACAACAAGAAAGCTAAGATCTCTCGCATCTCCATGGCCGGTTGTGCAAGGCTGGTGAACTTCAGATTGCGTGGATCTCTTCCGAATCTTGAGGAGCTGGACCTTTCAAACACGTCAGTCAAAACACTTGACTTGAAAGATGAGGTGGTGCAGGTCCCATTCCTGCAACGACTCATTTTGTTGGGATGTGAGAAAATTCGTGCTATACTTTGGCCAAAGGCTGGAATACCCAACCTAGTGGTGCTACACATTGACACTCGAGGAGGCACAAAAGAAGCTAGATCAAAAGCACCTCATGATGCTGATTACACTTTGGTCATCAGCAAGGAACATGAAGAGATGTGCCATGCACGTGTTGCTGTTACGGACATGAGGTTGCTTCAGTCTTTGTTGCTTGCAGGTAGCAACAAGTTTTGCTGGAACACAGCAAGATTTAATCTGAATCTCTACTTGTCTTCTGCTAGCAAAGATGATGGGCAAAACAACAGGAAGGAGAAAATGGGCCACCCTTATAACACCGGACGATCAGTTGCCTCACCTCAGCACAAGTCCCCAATCCTCAAGAGTCACCAGATCTATAGTGATATCAACACTGACAAGGCAACTGGCAACCATGGTGGCAGCAGTGCGCAGCAGTTTCAGCCACTGGACTTCCATATAGACATTTGTGAGGAAATAAGCAGTGCTAATGTGGTCACCGAACAAGGAATCAGGGCTGTGAGATTTGTTCTTAATAAGGTCAACTCATTGCATGTGCACGACAGCTTTTCCATCAACACTGTTGTCCCTGGAAGCATGGTCACCCGTGAAAGTTGGTCCGGTCTCAAGTGGTGCTCCATCGAAAGATGCCCTGATTTGAACATTGTGTTCGCCACTGATGATGTGTTCTGCTTCCCTGAACTAGAGACATTTTGGGGGGCTCATCTTTTGACTGCACGCTGTATCTGGAGCAAAGGATGGATAGCCCTTCCATATTTTGGAAAACTTCGGGCTATAAACCTGCACTTGTGCCCCAGACTCACATTTGTCCTCCCACTGTCATGGTCCCAAACCTTGTCATCACTAGAGACCCTTCGCATCATCTATTGTGGTGATCTCAATCAGGTCTTCCCTGTGGAGGCAGAGTTTGTGAAGGAATTATCTACTGGCCATCCAAGAGGCGAACTGGAACTTCCAAACCTGAAGCACATACACCTGCATGAGGTCCCCAAGCTTCATCAGATATGTGAGGTCAAGATGTTCGCTCCCAAGCTCGAGACCATCTGGGTGAGGGGATGCTGGAGCCTCAAGCGCATCCCAGCCACCACAGACCGCCCGGACAACCGCCCTGTTGTGGACTGCGAAAAGGAATGGTGGAACAAGCTGGAGTGGGACCGAGAGAAGACTCGCCACCATCATCCCTCCCTCTTCCTGCTGCGCCACTCCAAGTACTATAAGAAGACCCTGCTCAGAAGCTCGGTTCTCCGGTGA
- the LOC136473487 gene encoding uncharacterized protein isoform X1: protein MFAEVLNRRARSFIIDRKRWMFAEVLIFAEVLVLMSAEVLMSLHVHNSSPSSFTISLVVVPKMSRTPSWYVHSGTVPADPSRHPVAGDPADRRSSNDIRRGPVRTTAPRAPADRRSRNDIRRAPAPAPAPAPDVRRGPQLPQAVPYDKTYEQLSAYSNNEQLPAGDWQLPQVVPFDNPYEQLPATLFDIPSERAPIERPRAWKLPQAVPFDNPYEQLPATLFDVPSERGPIERPRAWKNFHAVTVKEAVQCITPYLEDTSQPSQHIYFDGWIGLGASAVLTSIAEDSPPSVRNKFDTIIHIDCSRWKNRRELQRKIAQKLGLPQHVMDILDKQDEEDDFSAADEGSRIEIVAVGREIHQALQGQSCLVVFHNGSTNMVDLNDFGIPQPADRWSNFVRKVLWTFRGRLHAIPGMKPAADPTRAPSSSSAESTKPSNGNQSQTDQEELSRENVPATEGAKVDNSQVYLYSYLEDSESEQWNGLVHEEAAEIAQYSRKLGVTSETAALCCKYMLLLNSRGVDVLDYNWATHASNYWICDGIIQEYQQDKAWEVATALLEEMKLEDFSSYRLPDFGDNTRWVVATDSDTAEEIKPETTSFFCSNNKRGRVASLPTKIFQRSAEKLHVLKLCLCTFSFSSPPFLHCRKIRFLGLDKCKDQLKKLEETKQGKEEDDRRKINFFQNLWVLDICDTDWELDLSPNIIESMLKNIREINIKRGRIWSNSYAWTWRHLHNIHKLRVIEPTLHWKDEGKDEERKDEFMNMSKLELLDLSGNSAVQVLPRLSGASSLSTLVLDGCVGLTTVAPEALPPSLETFSFDAGEGKDDNKKAKISRISMAGCARLVNFRLRGSLPNLEELDLSNTSVKTLDLKDEVVQVPFLQRLILLGCEKIRAILWPKAGIPNLVVLHIDTRGGTKEARSKAPHDADYTLVISKEHEEMCHARVAVTDMRLLQSLLLAGSNKFCWNTARFNLNLYLSSASKDDGQNNRKEKMGHPYNTGRSVASPQHKSPILKSHQIYSDINTDKATGNHGGSSAQQFQPLDFHIDICEEISSANVVTEQGIRAVRFVLNKVNSLHVHDSFSINTVVPGSMVTRESWSGLKWCSIERCPDLNIVFATDDVFCFPELETFWGAHLLTARCIWSKGWIALPYFGKLRAINLHLCPRLTFVLPLSWSQTLSSLETLRIIYCGDLNQVFPVEAEFVKELSTGHPRGELELPNLKHIHLHEVPKLHQICEVKMFAPKLETIWVRGCWSLKRIPATTDRPDNRPVVDCEKEWWNKLEWDREKTRHHHPSLFLLRHSKYYKKTLLRSSVLR from the exons ATGTTCGCAGAGGTCCTGAATCGGCGGGCAAGGAGCTTCATCATTGATAGAAAGAGATGGATGTTCGCAGAGGTCCTGATATTCGCAGAGGTCCTGGTCCTGATGTCCGCAGAGGTCTTGATGTCACTGCACGTCCATAATTCGTCTCCTTCGTCATTCACGATCTCACTTGTCGTCGTTCCGAAGATGTCCCGTACCCCAAGCTGGTATGTTCATTCTGGTACTGTTCCTGCAGACCCAAGCAGGCATCCTGTTGCTGGAGACCCAGCAGATCGCCGCAGCAGCAATGATATTCGCAGAGGTCCTGTTCGCACAACTGCTCCTCGTGCTCCTGCAGATCGCCGCAGCAGAAATGATATTCGCagagctcctgctcctgctcctgctcctgctcctgatGTTCGCAGAGGTCCTCAGTTACCACAGGCTGTTCCGTATGACAAGACTTATGAGCAGTTATCCGCTTACAGCAACAACGAGCAGTTACCGGCTGGTGATTGGCAGTTACCACAGGTTGTTCCGTTTGACAATCCTTATGAGCAGTTACCCGCTACTCTGTTTGACATTCCTTCCGAGCGTGCCCCCATCGAGCGGCCTCGAGCGTGGAAG TTACCACAGGCTGTTCCGTTTGACAATCCTTATGAGCAGTTACCCGCTACTCTGTTTGACGTTCCTTCCGAGCGTGGCCCCATCGAGCGGCCTCGAGCGTGGAAG AACTTCCACGCGGTTACTGTGAAAGAGGCTGTGCAATGCATAACTCCTTATTTAGAGGATACAAGCCAACCAAGTCAGCACATCTACTTCGATGGATGGATAGGGCTTGGTGCATCTGCGGTCCTTACATCTATAGCTGAAGACTCTCCACCATCTGTGAGAAACAAATTCGATACAATCATCCATATTGATTGTTCTAGGTGGAAAAACCGGAGAGAACTCCAGAGGAAAATTGCACAGAAACTAGGGCTTCCTCAGCATGTAATGGACATTTTAGATAAACAAGACGAGGAGGACGATTTCAGCGCGGCAGATGAAGGCTCTAGGATTGAGATAGTAGCTGTCGGGAGAGAGATTCATCAAGCCCTGCAAGGACAGAGTTGTCTAGTAGTTTTCCATAATGGGAGCACTAACATGGTTGACTTGAATGATTTTGGCATTCCTCAACCTGCAGATCGATGGTCAAACTTTGTCCGGAAGGTATTGTGGACTTTCCGTGGAAGGCTTCATGCCATCCCAGGAATGAAGCCAGCAGCCGATCCAACACGTGCTCCTTCAAGTTCAAGTGCAGAATCAACTAAGCCTAGTAATGGTAATCAATCACAGACAGATCAGGAAGAGCTCTCAAGGGAAAATGTTCCAGCGACAGAGGGAGCAAAAGTAGACAACTCACAAGTTTATCTTTACTCGTATCTTGAGGATAGTGAAAGTGAACAGTGGAATGGACTAGTACATGAAGAAGCTGCAGAAATAGCTCAATACAGTCGTAAGCTTGGTGTCACCTCAGAAACAGCTGCATtgtgttgcaagtatatgttgtTACTGAATTCCAGGGGCGTCGACGTACTGGACTACAACTGGGCCACCCATGCCTCCAACTATTGGATTTGTGATGGAATTATACAAGAATATCAACAGGACAAAGCATGGGAGGTAGCCACTGCTTTGCTCGAAGAAATGAAACTAGAGGACTTCTCATCCTATAGATTGCCTGATTTTGGTGATAACACACGCTGGGTGGTAGCCACCGATTCTGATACGGCTGAAGAAATTAAGCCTGAGACAACATCATTTTTTTGTTCTAATAACAAAAGAGGACGGGTAGCGTCATTACCCACTAAAATATTCCAGAGATCTGCTGAGAAGCTTCATGTACTGAAACTTTGCCTCTGTACTTTCAGCTTTTCTTCACCGCCTTTCCTTCATTGTCGGAAGATAAGATTTCTTGGACTGGATAAGTGCAAGGATCAGCTGAAGAAACTAGAGGAAACAAAACAAGGAAAGGAGGAAGATGATAGACGAAAAATTAATTTCTTCCAGAATCTATGGGTGCTTGACATATGTGACACAGATTGGGAGCTGGACTTATCCCCAAATATAATTGAGAGTATGCTTAAAAACATCAGGGAGATAAATATAAAGAGGGGAAGAATCTGGAGCAACAGTTATGCATGGACATGGAGACATCTACACAACATTCACAAGCTTCGAGTGATTGAACCTACATTACATTGGAAAGACGAGGGCAAGGATGAAGAGAGGAAGGATGAATTCATGAATATGTCCAAGCTGGAGCTCCTTGACTTGTCAGGGAATAGCGCAGTACAAGTGTTGCCAAGATTATCAGGCGCAAGTAGCCTCAGTACTCTGGTTCTAGATGGCTGTGTTGGGTTGACGACGGTCGCCCCTGAAGCGCTGCCTCCATCCCTGGAAACATTTAGCTTTGATGCAGGGGAAGGAAAGGACGACAACAAGAAAGCTAAGATCTCTCGCATCTCCATGGCCGGTTGTGCAAGGCTGGTGAACTTCAGATTGCGTGGATCTCTTCCGAATCTTGAGGAGCTGGACCTTTCAAACACGTCAGTCAAAACACTTGACTTGAAAGATGAGGTGGTGCAGGTCCCATTCCTGCAACGACTCATTTTGTTGGGATGTGAGAAAATTCGTGCTATACTTTGGCCAAAGGCTGGAATACCCAACCTAGTGGTGCTACACATTGACACTCGAGGAGGCACAAAAGAAGCTAGATCAAAAGCACCTCATGATGCTGATTACACTTTGGTCATCAGCAAGGAACATGAAGAGATGTGCCATGCACGTGTTGCTGTTACGGACATGAGGTTGCTTCAGTCTTTGTTGCTTGCAGGTAGCAACAAGTTTTGCTGGAACACAGCAAGATTTAATCTGAATCTCTACTTGTCTTCTGCTAGCAAAGATGATGGGCAAAACAACAGGAAGGAGAAAATGGGCCACCCTTATAACACCGGACGATCAGTTGCCTCACCTCAGCACAAGTCCCCAATCCTCAAGAGTCACCAGATCTATAGTGATATCAACACTGACAAGGCAACTGGCAACCATGGTGGCAGCAGTGCGCAGCAGTTTCAGCCACTGGACTTCCATATAGACATTTGTGAGGAAATAAGCAGTGCTAATGTGGTCACCGAACAAGGAATCAGGGCTGTGAGATTTGTTCTTAATAAGGTCAACTCATTGCATGTGCACGACAGCTTTTCCATCAACACTGTTGTCCCTGGAAGCATGGTCACCCGTGAAAGTTGGTCCGGTCTCAAGTGGTGCTCCATCGAAAGATGCCCTGATTTGAACATTGTGTTCGCCACTGATGATGTGTTCTGCTTCCCTGAACTAGAGACATTTTGGGGGGCTCATCTTTTGACTGCACGCTGTATCTGGAGCAAAGGATGGATAGCCCTTCCATATTTTGGAAAACTTCGGGCTATAAACCTGCACTTGTGCCCCAGACTCACATTTGTCCTCCCACTGTCATGGTCCCAAACCTTGTCATCACTAGAGACCCTTCGCATCATCTATTGTGGTGATCTCAATCAGGTCTTCCCTGTGGAGGCAGAGTTTGTGAAGGAATTATCTACTGGCCATCCAAGAGGCGAACTGGAACTTCCAAACCTGAAGCACATACACCTGCATGAGGTCCCCAAGCTTCATCAGATATGTGAGGTCAAGATGTTCGCTCCCAAGCTCGAGACCATCTGGGTGAGGGGATGCTGGAGCCTCAAGCGCATCCCAGCCACCACAGACCGCCCGGACAACCGCCCTGTTGTGGACTGCGAAAAGGAATGGTGGAACAAGCTGGAGTGGGACCGAGAGAAGACTCGCCACCATCATCCCTCCCTCTTCCTGCTGCGCCACTCCAAGTACTATAAGAAGACCCTGCTCAGAAGCTCGGTTCTCCGGTGA